CTGTTACTCCTGCAAATAAACCAGTTAATGCTAAAGGTCCAGCTAAAGCTTTCATTTTTGAATGTTTTTTAGATTTCAAGTAAAAACCAATTGCGATCCCAATTTGAGCAAAAACAGCCGCAACAGCCATTCCTTCGATTGGGTCACCGCCCATTACCGTTAGGTTTTCAAGCGTGATTGGCGAAAAGCCCCAATGCAAGCCAAACATCACCATAAACGGCATTCCGCCACCTAAAACGATTCCTGAAAGCAACGCACTTTTACCGATCAACCACATAACAGCTTGTGATAACGCATCCCCAATGACCGTTCCAAATGGACCGAAAAGTAATGCAGTCAATGGCACCATGATCATCAAACTAAACATTGGTACGGCAAATAATTGCAGGTCTCTAAATATAATTTTTCGTAAGAATTTATCCACGAATGAGTAAATAAAAATTGCTACAAAAATTGGGAAAATGGTCGTTGCATAATCAACAACATTTAAATTGATCCCTAGAAAATCTAGTTTTTCCTGACCGATCATGCCAGTAAATGACGGTTCTAGTAATGCTGCACCGATCACCCCACCTACATACATGTTACCGCCGATTTTTTTAGTCAACGTGATTCCTAAGAAAACAGGTAAGAAGTAAAAGATCGCATTACTTGCCGCACTTAAGACCATATAGGTTGAACTAGTATCGGCTAAAAGTTTCATTTCAACTAAAATCGTTAATACGGCTTTGATCATTCCTGATCCTGCCATTGCTGGAATCAGTGGTGAAAAGGCACCCGAGATTACTTCAAATACATAATTGAAACTTAGTTTTTTCTCCGTCTTTGGTGCATCTTCGTTTAAGTCAGCGAGCGATTGGATTGCCGCATAATAATCTGGTACTTTACTGCCAATCACGACTTGGTATTGGCCGCCGCTGTTGACTACTGACATCACATATGGCAATTTTTCCAATGATTCTTTGTCTGCTTTTTTCGTGTTTTTCAAACTAAATCTTAAACGTGTGGCACAGTGAACTAAACTATTGATGTTCGACTTGCCGCCGACAAGTTCGATAATTTTTTTACTTTCTTCTTCATAACGCATGATGATAGTTCCTCTCTTTGATTCATTTTTTTATAAAAAAAGTGACCTAAGAAACACTTAGAAACTAAGTGTTTTTCTTAGGTCACGCCTGCTTAACCAGTAACGATCCTATTGATTGCTTGATAAGCGATTTAAGTGAAGGGTTAAGTACATCAATTCATCATTTGAAATCGTCCAATCGTATTGTTGTTTCAAAAATGTTTTGATTTTAACTGCACACTGATAATCTTGTTCGTATTTCACAGCAATTAGATTGATCAAGGACGAATCCTCATTTGATGAAACTTCTTTATCTAGCTGTCTTTTGACAAAGTAACGAATATGGGTAATGAAACGAGTAAAATCATAGGATGTTTCATCGTATTCTTTGCCATAGTGATATTTAATAATATCAATAATGCTTTGAATGATTTTGGTTGTCAGCATCGTTTCGTTCATATTGCTAGTAGAGTTATAGGCATTGACAAAATGAAGGGTAATAAAAGCTGCTTCTTGATTTGGAATCTCAATACCTGTTTTCTCCCGCATCATCTGAACGGCTTTTAATGCAAATGCATATTCTTTTGTGTAAATCTGTTTGATGTCCCATTCTAGTGGTGAACGCATTTGTAAACCTTCCGCGGCTCGATTTAAGACAAAACCGATATGATCGGACAATGTCAGTAAAATGGAATCATCGATCGATTGTTCTAATTCTGCTTCGCCTAATTGAATAATATCACTGGCCAGTTCAATATCTTCAATATCGATTCGTGCAAGCAGATTATCTAAGTTACTAACGGAATTATTACCTTCAAGAACAAATCTTTTTTCAATCCGAGCTGAATCGATCACATCACCTTCACGCTTGTTGAAGCCGACGCCTTTGCCCATAATGATTTCTTCGATGTTGTCATCATTTAAAACCAAAGAAACATTATTATTAAAAACTTTCAGTACTTTCATTGAAATTATCTCCTGTTCTTGACTTGAAAAACGAAAAAAGACCTGACCATATCAAACATCACCAAAAAAAGTAATGTGTGAGGTCACGCCTGCTTAACCAGTAACGATCCGTTGACCAAAGTATACAACGACTTATTTTCTTTGTCAATAGTACGCTTACATTTTGACAACAAACTTCCTCGCACATTACTTAAACGCCTGAATTTACTGAATTTGATCTATCCCTTATTTTCTTCAAATGAATAAATTTGCTCGATTGCGTCGGTTAATTTTTTAAACTGAACAAACTTTCCTTCACGAAGATACTCTTTTCCATCGACGAAAAAAAGTAAGGTTGGGGCTGAAAAAATCAAATATTCAGCTGAAATTACTTTGACTTTATCCGCTTCCACTTCTCTTAGTTTGATTTTAGGATAGTGTTTTAATAGCTCGGTCAATTTAGGTCTAAGTGCATGACACACCGAACAATCTTCTTGCGAGACATATAAGAACGCAAGATGATTTTCATTGATAAAGGTCACTACCTCTTGAATTGTTTGTAATTTTTCCATTGGCTGATCATCCTTTTGCGATTGGCTAAATCATAGCACCTTCTTAGCAAGATTACGATTTTTATGCCCAACCTTACCTATTCACTTCAATCCATGCTTTGTAAAAATCTCTATAAAATCCGTCTTGATCTTCTGCTGTCATGATATAGCGCCCAACTAGCGTGCCAGTTTGATAGCCTTGTTTCGCCAATTTTGCTTTCATCGATTGGAAATTATTTTCCAACGGATTATCTGACTTGATCGTCAGTAGAAATTGTTTGTATGAATACTTTGGTTGCTCTATTTTTTGCCAAATCGTCTCTTCTTCTACAAATTCTTTTGCTGTGACTGCAAACCCATAGGTGATTTCTTTTTCACAACCATCCTCGATATAGATGACTAAACTAGAAGGATTATCGATATAAGTCTGCAATTCATTGGGATCTTTTAAATCAATTGGAATAATTCGTTCCACGTCTAATGGCTCATCAACAAATTCTTTTTCTTTCAACTCAATCAAATGCAACAATTGATCTTTCCTATGTTTGATCCCTTGTTGTCTTTTCTCCAGTTCAGCTAATTCTGTAGCCACTCGTGTTTCTGTTTCATCTAATATAGTCCATAATTCCTCTGGTGATTTTCGATAAAGATTTGTCATTTTGTTGATGGGGATATCGAGTTTACGGTAAAAATCAATATCACTGATTGTCAGAATATCCTCCATATCAAATAGTCGATAGCCATTATGCCGATTTCTAGAGGATGTCAGTAGATTCATATCATCCCAATAACGGATCTTTGATTTTGGTAATTTCATGATTTCAGCCACTTGTCCTACAGTTAATAACTTCTCTTTTTCCATCATCTCACCTCTGATTTCAATTATAAACAAAAAGCATTGACATTCAAGTAACTTGAAGGTGTAGAATTCCCTTTGAGTCTTGAAAAGGAGGAAATTATATGAAGATCATTCAGTTTTTCATTAAAAAGAATAGGATACTTATTTTAGCGACAGTTATTAGTTTGTGTTTACAAATTATTGGGACACTTGGTGTACCGTTACTCGTAGCTCAATTGATCGACGTG
The Enterococcus silesiacus DNA segment above includes these coding regions:
- a CDS encoding PTS beta-glucoside transporter subunit EIIBCA, with protein sequence MRYEEESKKIIELVGGKSNINSLVHCATRLRFSLKNTKKADKESLEKLPYVMSVVNSGGQYQVVIGSKVPDYYAAIQSLADLNEDAPKTEKKLSFNYVFEVISGAFSPLIPAMAGSGMIKAVLTILVEMKLLADTSSTYMVLSAASNAIFYFLPVFLGITLTKKIGGNMYVGGVIGAALLEPSFTGMIGQEKLDFLGINLNVVDYATTIFPIFVAIFIYSFVDKFLRKIIFRDLQLFAVPMFSLMIMVPLTALLFGPFGTVIGDALSQAVMWLIGKSALLSGIVLGGGMPFMVMFGLHWGFSPITLENLTVMGGDPIEGMAVAAVFAQIGIAIGFYLKSKKHSKMKALAGPLALTGLFAGVTEPIVYGLILRYKRLLPIVAISGAIGGAICGVTGVTMNAYVFHNIFSIPVYTPKVGYFIGVGSALIAGAVLTYFFGVKEDEMTDFLPETDQGEDDFQETTVEMSANVESTTETVVYAPLAGTVIPLKEVDDDVFSSEIAGKGVAIIPTDNKVVAPFDGTVVAIFPSKHAIGLKSHGGSELLIHIGINTVNLNGEHFETKVEMGDTITRGQTLLVFDREAIEQAGYAMTSPVILTDAPSMETLNIINDSDSVTPATQLFVVGSSKEDTNQ
- a CDS encoding transcriptional antiterminator, producing MKVLKVFNNNVSLVLNDDNIEEIIMGKGVGFNKREGDVIDSARIEKRFVLEGNNSVSNLDNLLARIDIEDIELASDIIQLGEAELEQSIDDSILLTLSDHIGFVLNRAAEGLQMRSPLEWDIKQIYTKEYAFALKAVQMMREKTGIEIPNQEAAFITLHFVNAYNSTSNMNETMLTTKIIQSIIDIIKYHYGKEYDETSYDFTRFITHIRYFVKRQLDKEVSSNEDSSLINLIAVKYEQDYQCAVKIKTFLKQQYDWTISNDELMYLTLHLNRLSSNQ
- a CDS encoding thioredoxin, whose amino-acid sequence is MEKLQTIQEVVTFINENHLAFLYVSQEDCSVCHALRPKLTELLKHYPKIKLREVEADKVKVISAEYLIFSAPTLLFFVDGKEYLREGKFVQFKKLTDAIEQIYSFEENKG